A window of Malania oleifera isolate guangnan ecotype guangnan chromosome 2, ASM2987363v1, whole genome shotgun sequence genomic DNA:
ttctttttggtgGTGGAAGGAAGGTGGGGTGGGAGGACCAAGCCAGAAACAGAAAATTTCATTACTTTACCCACAGGTTATGAGCAAGCATATAAAAGAAACAATGTGTACCTCAGTTTCTTTCTGAAGGGAAGTAAGAGCAGTCACAAGGGACCTTGCATGTGGCCTGTCACGAGGTTCATACTGTAAACAACGTGAAGCTAACCGCACTAATTCAGTTCCTTCATCATTTGAGAAATGCCCCTCCAAACAAGAGTCCATCAGCATAAGAAAATTCTTGCCATGAATTAAGTCAAGTGCCTACAAAAAGGGAGAGGAGATACATTTAACCTCAATTTTTTGTAAATTACAAACATTAAAGCAGTTACAATCATATTAAAGATTCAAGTCAAAAGCATCTAAGCTAATTATTTGGCAGCAAATGCTGAGAATGAGTGATATTCACATGGATGCAATTTTTTAGACATTTAATTCAGATATGAGCACTTTGCACAAACAACAGTAGTCAAAGTAGCAAGAAATGGAAAATTTTATGTGGCTAtagttatttataatttttttttttttttaacacaaaCATAGCAAAACTAGAACTGCTCAAGGGAAATGTAACTGCAAGCCAAAAAGGAGGGGGTAGGGTAGATCAAACAACACCAACAAGAAGAATGGCAGTAAAGCATCAAGTCCTACTAGGTGAGGTCCACTATACGATTTTTTTCTTTCCAGCCATTTTGCACCATCTAGAGAAATATCCGCAAGAGGTTGGAATTTGGAAAGAAGATTGCACAAAAAAAGCAGGTATCAATGCCTCCATGTGCCTTACAAATGAAtcgatgagaaaaaaaaaatgtcggGGCAAACATATGGCAGTGATTTATTGTACAAAGTAGATACAGTGATTAAAAACATACCTCATGACCTACTAAGATGTAAAGATCCATAACTTCCTGCTTGTATCTATCTACCTTCAGTGATAATTCACTCAGCATTGAAAGAACTTAAATACTGCAACTAACAATTGATCCTATTTTGTCATTCTTTTATTACCTCTAAAAATGTAGTTCAGAAAATTCTGGAACCAgctataatttttctttttaatcagatgaaatatattaatatacagaCTCAGGGGGAATCACCAATGTACAAAATAAACCAATTAACAGATAGCAAGAATTCATGTTCTCAACAAattctataaaaataaaaattgctaCAAAAAGCTACTTTTAGCTAAAAATAtagaattgaaaatcaattgcTTTGTAGTCTATCCCAATAACTTTCATTTCCTTCAAAGGCTCTTGCATTTCTCTCATTCCAAATCCAAACCACCTAGAGAACTGTGCCAGTGGGTGTGAATCCCAGAGCCCCTAGGCCCTGTTTCTGCTTTGCCACTTCACCAAACCCATTAGGCATCTAGTTTTCCTTCCAATTTCCTCTGCTATGACCTGTTTAACTCCCAAGCCTGCACAAATCAAACCCCAAAGGGCCTTCACCCGCCTGGCCGCTTACATTGAAGAAGATGGACTGCTGTCGTGTCTTCCCCCTCACACACATTCCGTGTGTTGATACCCCTGTCCGTAAATTGTCTATTGTCAGTATTCTCCCCATGTTACCTCCAAGTAAAGAAAGCTACATTGGGGGGAGTCTTGTTTCTCTAGTGGCATTTCGTGGGAAATTTACTGCATTTTATCTCCTTCAAGTATAGTGTAATAAGACTTTATGGTAGACATGCCAGACCTGGAGTGAATCCATGCTGCCTTGTCTTCTCCTCCAGCCCTTACCCTATAATCTGGAGTGAATTCAGAAGGTTCAAGTCATGTTCCACATCAGGATCTCTGAAATCACAGCTAAATCTCATATTCCAACTTTCAAATGATCTGATTGCCTTCTCTCTGAAGATAATCACCAATTAGCCCCTCTCTGTTTGCTGCAACCTGAAAAGTTCTGAAATTGCTGTCTTAGAGGAATCTCTCACACCACACATAATGCCATAAATATACAGCATTCTCTCCCCCTACCACAAACACACTACCAACTAAACCCAACTACTTCTAATGGTCTTCCAGAGATCTACTCTGTCATGGCTTCTAATCTTCACCATCCACCCATTATGGGTTTCTCCACACTTCACTTGCTCCACTCAACTACTCCACAACATCAACAGTAACATCTGCCTATCTAGCTCAAAACTCTTCATAAACCATTGTGCCTATCTAGCTCAAAATCTTAGCTTATATCAAACCAATTAAAGCATCATTATTGCATccctttgaaaaaaaattgataacTCTTCACAATAATAACTTTCTAGAAAATAGGGGCAAACTATATAATCTAAGTAAGAATGTCAACATCAAGCTTAGTAGAAGGAAAGGAAATATTACATGGCTTGGGGGGATATGTTTGCCACTGAGAAGATCAAGCAGCAGTGTGCCAAAGCTATATACTACACTTTCTGGTGTCACTCTACCTGTCAAATTAAAACGCAGCATCAGCTCATTTGAACAATCATAAATAGAAGTGAAATGTGCATAGAATCATTCTCCAACTCTTGGAATATGCAGCTTCGTGCATATGGAAATTCCCAAGCCCAAGAAGAAAAATTTGAAAGCAGATACAAATAGAGGAGAAATCAAGTAATTTTTTGCCACTAAAAAAATATATGACCATGATAGGAACTGAATAATAGCATAAACACCTATGAAGCCCATAAGACCCTATTCTCTCCAATTCAGCAAGATAAGTATCATGTCATGGCATTACTGTTCATATGGGATACCAGAACTTAAAATGTTACTAGGCCAGATCTCTTAAATAAGCCAGCATTTTACTTTCCCATAATCTTCTGATTCTTCGCCATGATGTTGAAGTCTATCCGACTCTGTAACTAGAATCATGTTTTGGAGCTAGCCACAAGAAGCCTAGAACCAAATGGTGCTGTATGCTATTTGCAGGTGAAGATGACCCAAGCATCAATGTATTATTAACCAGATTCTGTTTCAGTTAGCAGCATCTATACCTGTCCTTAAGTATTCTGGAGGGGTGAAAGCCAAGTTTGTACTATAGCTCTTGCCATCTCTGCTATTCTTCATAAGGCCAAAGCAGGAGAGCCTGGGATCACCTTCCTGTCAAATGCGAACTCACAGTAAGGACTTAAGAGCGCCCAATAAAAGGGAAATGAAAAGGGGAGAACAAGCTGACCATCTAAATGGGGCAACAAGAATGGCAGTAGTAAGGAGCCCAAGTACCTCATCGAACAAAACCCTATAAGCATTGAGGTCATGGTACAAAGCCCGCCCTTTACTGCAGCAGTACTCCAAGGCTTTTGCCAAATACAAAGCCACTCTCAGTCTCATTGCCCATTTCATGGGCTGGGCCTCCCCTAAACCAATACAACCAGAAAAAGAGTTACAGCTGAAGTAAAATTTCCACATGCAATATGCCAACTAAAAGAATACCAAATGACAAGGTGTAAGAATGTGATTCCCTTTCTTTTTCTATGGCCTGTCTTAATACAGTTTAAGCTCTGAAACTGAAATCTTAAGTTCCAATTTTACTTGAGTAACTTTCAAGTCTATGTCCTTGCCGCGCATAACGAATCCCCCAGTACAAGTGCAACGAATGCATTATAAAATGTCATTTACAAAACCCATTTGCATTGTGCACAATATGCTGCAATGCAATTTGTTCGAAgtaggtttttttattttttatttttcctttcaaatgTATCATAAAAAGAGAAAGCATTGATTTACAGTGAAAAAGGTGCTTCGAAAGCGTTTCATTCGGCATGAACTCCGCAACTAGCAATCTCTCATCGTCCTCACAGCAACACCCAATCAAATTAGCCAAACGCTCGCTCCGAAGCTGCCCTACCAATCTTGCTTCCTCCTACAATAACACTACAAACGATTAGCACAACGGGCGCATTAACGATTAATCACCTCAAATTGCAATAAAAAGTGAAAACACAGACTGTGAATTGGCGAGCATCGGGCCAAGCAGACTTGTTGAAACGCTTAACGGCAATCCAACGGCCCTCGTCTTCAAGCTTCCCCCTATATACGACATTGGGAGCTTTCTCGCCGTGCTCCGACACAATGTTGTCGGCGGCAAACCTGGACGTGGCAGCTCTGAGCTGGCTCAAGCTGTATTCCCTGAAACTCGGTAAGTACTCATCGTCCTTCCCGCCGTTCTCTgtcccaagaaaaaaaaaaacaaaaacaaaaaacaaaaacgcCAACCGCTTCAGCAGAATTCACAATCGCAAAGACGTCGGAGATCTCACAATCGTAAAAATCCAAactgcattaaaaaaaaaaaaaaacaaagaagaaaccTAAATAGGACGACTCGCGAATGTTCGATTTCAAATGAGAAGGCCAAAAGCAGAGCGAAATTTTGGAGCAGCGAAGTCCCATTGCCTGCAGATTCAACGTCCTCTCTTCCCCTCCTCTCTCTCAGAGCCTTCTCTCTGCTCTGCAACTAGAAGAAGGCTCGGAGGGCTTCCATTAGAGCGGCATTGTTTGTTTGtcgagagagaaagagtgagaagaaagaaaaagaaaaagaaaaagcgcTTTTTGGATCCaaggtttctctctctctctcttccccctctctctctgtCATCTCTCCCTGCAATTTCTGTTTTCCAGCTTTCTAttacttttctctctctcacgcaCCACCTCATCATTCCCTCGTTTCTGCTTTGGGTTTTTCTTTCAGAGCCCACGCCAAACCCACCCTCCTCCCTCGCTCGTGCTGCACACCGTCAAATTGTACCGGAAACGGGTACGTGCCACGCTCGTGGCGGGTCTCATTCAAATAATCACATTCGGGTGGGTCAAAGCCAAGaaggaaaatgaaatgaaattacgTGAATGAGATGTGATAATATAGGAGTGATAAAGTGCATTCCCTCTAAGTCTTCAaccatattaattaattatttaatttctaaaagtTAATAACTATATTTAATTTGGCGCATATAAAATTTTTTATcactatttatttttttatatataaaagtGCTAACAATAAATTAGTCATGTTTGATTTAGATAGTCTTTCATTGTaagttatttaatttattttttattttattcaaagaaTCTTGTAGTTTGATACAAATAATAAGtactttttcatttaaaaatatttttttattaataatagtGGCAAACATGTAACACTGATAATTAAGCTCATAAATACTTAACGCACGGGCGGATAAGTGAGTCATATTACTATCAAATTCACACGGTCAAAATGCATCATCACATTCGTTTATTCAACAAAGCATTTAATGCACGAGTAGATGAGTTTCATCACTGTCAAATTTATTTATCTCTTGATTAGGCAAGTGCTAGTTGGTGAAAACATATTCTATCATTattctatttttcatttagaCAACTTAAATATTTTGAACAACAATCATGCATGAGGTAATTATTAATTGCAAATTAATTTCTGTATGAATTTTATGTATTTATGACAAACAGAGAGGACCAATCATAATTGAATCATTACATCATTCGCATCAACAAAATCTTGGAATATTTTGGTTTTGGATCATAATTGAATTGAATAAAATGAATAACCCTTAAATTACAACGTACTTCTTGTTGGAGAGATAAAAGATTGTCACATAGAGCTATAAATATTTGAATAAGGGCTATTATTCGGATGATGAGAAGTCATAATGATTCGGCCAgattaatgaataaaattttaattttaggcaTCATTAGCATttactttttcttaatttttaactatattagaaaaaattctcatttttagCATTACTTGGCATAAAGAGAAAacataatggaaaataaatttccaatctattttcttttccttcctttTCTACATGAAAATCTTTGCTCCAAATGGGCACTTAGGGTGAACGTTACGAAGGGGGTGCATGCATGTGGAGGAGTTTTAAAATGTGGGAAATAGACTTCTCCTATGAGACTTTTTGGGGTAATTTGCTATGACCTATTGACTTTAAATTAAGTTTTTTCGCTCATAAAAATGTGCCTCGATCTTATGTATTAATTTTAGAATGGCCAACTTTGAAGTCAAATATGTCCTAACAAAAGATTATCATGAAAAAAATTGTCATCACAATCTTACATCAAGTATTGATAAAGTATTATTTGTTAGTACTAGTAGTCAATTACGATAAATAATTAAGTGATTGAACATATAACGCCGATCATTAAGCACGTGAATACATAACGCATGGATGGGTAAATGAGTTCTCTCACTGTCAAATTTACATTGTCAAAATAACGCTGATCATTAAGTAACGCACGGATGGGTAAATGACTTCCATCACTGTCAAATTTACATTGTCAAAATACATCATTACATTCATTTATTCAATAGAGCATGTAATGTGTGAGTGGGTGGCTCCATCACTGTCAACTTCAGTTCTTTCTTGAATAGGCAAGTGCTAGTTGGTGAAAACATATTCTAtaattatttcatttttcattcaGACAAGTCTAATATTCTGAGCAACGATTATGCATGAGGTAACATCATTCACAACAAAATAAAATCATtgatatattttgatttttgaccataattgaatttgaataaaatgaataatCCCTCAAGTACAATGAATTGTATACGAAACTTTTCCCTCCAGATGCCCATGTACCTGTATTTTAAATGTTAAACGTGTGGCAAattgattttatatttattaacATCAAATATATAAGGTAACTTATTTCCAAATTGTTTAGAATTTAGGAAACGAACACACACAGACATATATATCAAGGGAAAATTTTCTTATATAATTCCTCTTAACATACGACAGAGAGAAAAGGTTGCCACAAAGGGTTGCAAATGTATGTACAATGACTATTATTGGAATGATGAGAAGTGAAAAATGATTCGGCCTTCCTGTCACCCTCCCCTAAAAAGAAAATTACTTTATCCTACTACTTTTGTATGTGTGCATGCGGCTACGCATAGGACAATCTAGTAAAAGATTCAATTATTTGTAGACATTAACTAAATGCATATACTTAATATCAATTATCAATACAAATTAAAGCAACTATTTACATAATTGCATATCACACAATAAAATTAATCCTTGATGCCATTAGATTCATGTACTTTTCTTAtgatgtttttttaaaaaaaaaaaatttaagtgtaTAGTTTTTGAAGGGCTTAATTATAGGAAGGAGAAGAAATCCTTTTTGTTTTCCTCATCTATCATGTTtgctacctttttttttttttttatcattcaaaatttcaattaGGAAAATCCTTCGCTCCCCTTCAAATTAAATGATACCAAACTAGAAGAGGACGTACCCAATCTCATAGCTTATTGCTGATAAGATATAAGTTTTATCATGACTTTAAAAAGGAGAGCCTGATTTTACAGTGAATATTTTCTACAATTCTCATATAGGACCGAAAGATCAACCATTTCTTTTAAGGCATGATCCTTTAAAAAGAAATTCTCAATATAAAAGtttaatatttcatatatcatcacagatttaaatttaagatgaatatatatacacactcatATATTGAAAGTTTTAGGGTAAATGTTAAGAACGGTGCAGCCATGTGGAGGAATTTTAAAATGGGAAATAGATTTCTCCTAGGAGTGTTGATGAGTCCCGTGAATCTTTTGCAAGGATCCAATAATTGGTTTGGTTACATGCTAATGTGTCTTTATGGGATAGTTTCATTGAACTCTACATATTTTGGTGGCAAGGTAAGGTATTATTTGCTATAATTTGTTGACTTTGTCGCGACATGGCCCCGACGGACTGAGTGCACCACGAGACTAATGAGGAgctataaatattgaaaattaaaatggaGGCGatactaacctattatttacttaGGTGCTGTTAGaatacctaattactactcatttgacTAGTTTCTAAATTAATCTTAGGTCAAGAAACCAGTAGTTTTGGTCTATTTTTATCAGAGTTATGATCAGGAATTCAGTTATGAGAGGAGTAGGTATCAGCACTCTCTACGCACCCATTCAACAAACGgtgcctaattaattatgaattatccctaaattgaatttgaatagtctttaattaactccttaaaagaaattaaacaaatcaataaataaaaacttaaaaggaGAATTGAAATTAAgttgtgatttaggaatgtctaataagacctccaaatgagaggatcttgttagataaacctctCTTAGAACTAATACAGGTGATGTCTGGAATACCCATTTGCCCTTTTTAAGggaaaattattaaatttggaaaaaaaaaaaaaaagtcttaaaAATATCccaagaatttttcaaaaattttgtaaattttttgggatttttaaaaacatttttctcatttatttcaGCACAAAAcaacctaaaaatattttttttccttattttttttggctttcaaaatatatttcttgatttttct
This region includes:
- the LOC131147649 gene encoding serine/threonine-protein kinase BSK5-like codes for the protein MGLRCSKISLCFWPSHLKSNIRESSYLENGGKDDEYLPSFREYSLSQLRAATSRFAADNIVSEHGEKAPNVVYRGKLEDEGRWIAVKRFNKSAWPDARQFTEEARLVGQLRSERLANLIGCCCEDDERLLVAEFMPNETLSKHLFHWEAQPMKWAMRLRVALYLAKALEYCCSKGRALYHDLNAYRVLFDEEGDPRLSCFGLMKNSRDGKSYSTNLAFTPPEYLRTGRVTPESVVYSFGTLLLDLLSGKHIPPSHALDLIHGKNFLMLMDSCLEGHFSNDEGTELVRLASRCLQYEPRDRPHARSLVTALTSLQKETEVPSHVLMGIPYGTASEMGTLSLTPLGQACSRVDLTAIHEILDKVGYRGDEGVANELSFQLWTSQIQEALNARKHGDSAFRARDFTTAIDCYTSFINSGAMVSPTVFARRCLCHLMNGMAQEALGDAMQAQVASPDWPTPYYLQAAALSGLGMDSDAQETLKDGTTLEAKKNRK